From one Polynucleobacter sp. UK-FUSCHL-C3 genomic stretch:
- a CDS encoding branched-chain amino acid ABC transporter permease has protein sequence MSSVICFSAILALALNFQWGLGGMINFGLAGLYALGAYACAIFILRLNFNFFESTILSMLIVSLVCACISIVTLKVSEEDYFAIVTLGVGEMFRLIALNEDWLTGGALGLSGIPRPLANIIPSDIYIYVFLAAYILILFTCIFLLNILAKSAFGRTMRAIREDDVVAVTLGKNLLWNRARIFAIGGLLIGLAGSMHSFYYQYIDPTQFSNIVIAYAIMAVIAGGKGSHFGVVFGSILIMILLEGSRFLKEIIPGLGSDQLSAVRIIIIGVGLILVLIYRPNGFMKEYQLKV, from the coding sequence ATGAGTTCAGTAATTTGTTTTTCTGCAATCTTAGCCCTTGCACTTAATTTTCAGTGGGGATTGGGTGGGATGATTAATTTTGGATTAGCAGGGCTTTATGCCTTAGGTGCCTACGCATGCGCAATATTCATTTTAAGATTAAATTTTAACTTTTTTGAAAGTACTATCCTCTCGATGTTGATAGTCTCCCTAGTATGTGCATGCATATCGATAGTCACATTAAAAGTTTCAGAAGAGGATTATTTTGCAATTGTGACACTTGGCGTTGGGGAAATGTTTCGTCTTATTGCGTTAAATGAAGACTGGTTGACTGGAGGGGCGCTTGGATTAAGTGGCATTCCAAGACCACTTGCAAATATCATTCCTTCCGATATTTATATTTATGTATTTTTGGCAGCATATATTCTAATTTTATTCACATGTATTTTTCTCTTAAATATTCTTGCAAAGTCAGCATTTGGAAGAACAATGCGCGCCATTCGTGAGGATGACGTTGTTGCAGTTACATTGGGTAAAAATTTATTATGGAATAGAGCAAGAATTTTTGCTATCGGTGGTCTTCTGATAGGTCTAGCAGGTTCAATGCATTCCTTTTACTATCAATATATTGACCCAACTCAATTTTCAAATATTGTTATCGCATATGCAATTATGGCCGTAATAGCTGGCGGCAAGGGATCGCATTTTGGCGTTGTTTTTGGTTCAATCCTTATTATGATTTTGTTAGAAGGTTCTCGCTTCCTTAAAGAAATTATTCCTGGTTTGGGTTCTGATCAATTATCAGCAGTAAGAATAATCATAATTGGCGTGGGGCTTATCTTAGTTTTGATTTATAGACCAAATGGATTCATGAAGGAGTATCAATTGAAGGTGTAG
- a CDS encoding branched-chain amino acid ABC transporter permease translates to MLQIIFNGFITGIVITLPALAITLLFGVLRFPNFAVGSMLTLAAYIVFTFNVLFGIPLVISSIITAIIFGFLLILIDQLTFAKLRGSSSITLMVCSLGLSFVLENIARLMYGNNAKSFAIELARPFFFMDIRMNREQIITIIVSTIAMIFMYILLKHMPIGRAMRAVSDNQSLSLVRGIDTPMIIKWTWFISGILLTTGGVLIGMDRAIEPPMGSSYLIAIFAAAILGGLGSPLGAFFGSIIIGVVGELSTLVIPPNYRTGIPLAVIALILIFRPQGIFGKPNIKK, encoded by the coding sequence TTGTTACAAATAATTTTCAATGGTTTTATAACTGGTATTGTTATTACTCTTCCAGCACTAGCAATTACATTGTTATTTGGGGTATTAAGATTTCCTAATTTTGCAGTAGGCTCAATGCTGACTCTTGCAGCCTATATTGTTTTTACATTCAATGTTTTATTTGGCATTCCTCTTGTCATTTCATCAATTATTACAGCAATAATTTTTGGTTTTCTTTTAATTTTAATTGATCAATTGACATTTGCAAAACTCAGAGGAAGTAGCTCAATTACTTTAATGGTTTGTTCTTTAGGATTGAGTTTTGTTTTAGAAAACATTGCACGTTTGATGTATGGTAATAATGCAAAAAGTTTTGCAATTGAACTCGCTAGGCCATTCTTTTTTATGGATATTAGAATGAACCGCGAGCAAATTATTACAATAATTGTTTCCACGATTGCCATGATTTTTATGTATATTTTATTGAAACATATGCCAATAGGTAGGGCAATGCGGGCAGTTTCAGATAATCAATCATTATCATTGGTAAGAGGAATTGATACCCCAATGATTATTAAATGGACCTGGTTTATATCTGGCATCCTTCTTACTACTGGTGGTGTGTTGATTGGTATGGATAGGGCAATAGAACCACCAATGGGTTCGAGTTACTTGATTGCAATTTTTGCTGCAGCTATTTTGGGTGGTCTTGGAAGTCCATTAGGTGCTTTTTTTGGTTCGATAATTATTGGAGTTGTTGGCGAATTATCAACTTTAGTCATACCGCCAAATTATCGTACTGGAATTCCTTTAGCGGTAATAGCATTAATCCTGATATTTAGACCACAAGGCATTTTTGGTAAACCTAATATAAAAAAATGA
- a CDS encoding ABC transporter ATP-binding protein — MNSFFSSNNLKAGYGSGDILKGISFDLEKGKVMTVIGPNGSGKSTLIKTLAGLLKPSSGEIYINGKSIASYTSPQRIKLGVSYVPQEYNVFRNMTVKENLQLANEFMGRTKKKKKQIIDNELLQLFPELTSKFDVLAGNLSGGQRQMVAFACALAYKPEILLLDEPSAGLSPKYMGDIFLAVKKVNELGVTIFMVEQNAIEALQISDKCIVMTNGNVKFISDPKSLLQSGDLNSLYLGNV; from the coding sequence TTGAATTCTTTCTTTTCATCTAATAATCTAAAAGCAGGATATGGCTCAGGTGATATCTTGAAGGGTATAAGTTTTGATCTAGAAAAAGGGAAGGTTATGACTGTAATCGGCCCAAATGGTTCTGGTAAATCGACACTGATAAAAACACTTGCTGGACTTTTGAAGCCATCATCTGGTGAAATATACATAAACGGGAAATCAATTGCAAGCTACACAAGTCCTCAAAGGATTAAATTAGGTGTGTCATATGTACCTCAGGAATATAACGTTTTTAGAAATATGACAGTCAAAGAAAACCTCCAGTTAGCAAATGAATTCATGGGGCGTACAAAAAAAAAGAAAAAACAGATTATTGATAATGAATTATTGCAATTATTTCCAGAATTGACTTCTAAATTTGATGTCTTGGCTGGAAATCTATCTGGAGGTCAAAGACAGATGGTTGCGTTCGCTTGTGCTCTTGCATATAAACCAGAAATTTTACTTCTAGATGAGCCCTCCGCAGGTCTATCTCCAAAATATATGGGCGATATTTTTTTAGCCGTAAAGAAAGTTAATGAGTTAGGAGTAACCATCTTCATGGTTGAACAAAATGCAATTGAGGCTTTGCAAATATCTGATAAATGCATCGTAATGACTAATGGTAATGTTAAATTTATTTCTGATCCAAAAAGCCTGCTGCAATCAGGTGATCTCAATTCACTTTATTTAGGAAATGTGTAA
- a CDS encoding ABC transporter ATP-binding protein, translated as MLEIKGITKKFGEFYALSNCNLSILANQITGIIGPNGAGKSTLFNILGGLIKPDGGHVNFNNTKITGLRPDQLVMNGVIRTFQISRELGELTVLENMLLADLNNPGDTLWKNFLKPAEVKIFQNKSISKAKELINSIGLSDHINLSAKNLSGGQKKLLEIARALMTNPKLILLDEPTAGVSPPMCSILIEVIENLRQNGITFVIIEHDMEMIAKLCQRIYVLAEGKNLTSGTYKEVIANEEVMKAYLGKASIH; from the coding sequence TTGCTTGAGATTAAAGGAATCACAAAAAAATTTGGAGAGTTTTATGCTCTTAGTAATTGCAATCTTTCAATCTTAGCCAATCAAATTACAGGGATCATTGGACCAAATGGGGCAGGAAAATCAACACTATTTAATATTCTTGGAGGACTAATTAAACCAGATGGTGGTCATGTTAATTTTAACAATACTAAAATAACGGGACTTAGACCAGACCAGCTTGTTATGAACGGAGTCATTCGCACCTTCCAAATCTCAAGAGAGCTAGGGGAGTTAACTGTTTTAGAAAATATGTTATTAGCAGACTTAAATAATCCTGGAGATACATTATGGAAAAATTTTCTTAAACCTGCTGAAGTAAAAATATTTCAGAATAAATCAATATCCAAGGCCAAAGAACTAATAAATAGTATTGGCTTATCCGATCACATAAACTTGAGTGCAAAAAACTTATCAGGAGGGCAAAAAAAATTATTAGAAATTGCTAGAGCTTTAATGACTAATCCAAAGTTGATTTTGCTTGATGAGCCCACTGCCGGCGTAAGCCCTCCAATGTGTAGCATTCTTATAGAGGTTATTGAAAATTTAAGACAAAATGGTATTACTTTTGTGATTATTGAACATGACATGGAAATGATCGCAAAACTATGTCAAAGAATTTATGTTCTTGCAGAGGGAAAAAACCTAACCTCAGGAACATATAAAGAGGTTATTGCCAATGAAGAGGTAATGAAGGCATACCTTGGAAAGGCTTCGATTCATTGA
- a CDS encoding S-(hydroxymethyl)glutathione dehydrogenase/class III alcohol dehydrogenase, with protein sequence MKTRAAVAFEAGKPLVIETVDLESPRAGEVLVEIKASGICHTDQYTLSGADSEGIFPAILGHEGAGIVVEVGIGVTSVKKGDHVIPLYTPECRQCKFCLSRKTNLCQAIRSTQGKGLMPDKSSRFSINGKPIFHYMGTSTFSNFTVVPEIALAKIRDDAPFDKACYIGCGVTTGIGAVLFTAKVEPGANVVVFGLGGIGLNVIQGAKMVGANKIIGVDINPLREKMARKFGMTDFINPKTVENTVDSIVQLTDGGVDYSFECIGNIKVMREALECTHKGWGRCIIIGVAEAGAEISTRPFQLVTGRKWEGSAFGGARGRTDVPKIVDWYMEGKLNIDDLITHTMPLEKINEGFDLMLAGQSIRSVIIF encoded by the coding sequence ATGAAAACGAGAGCAGCTGTTGCCTTTGAGGCTGGCAAACCCCTAGTAATAGAAACAGTTGACTTAGAGAGTCCAAGAGCAGGAGAGGTTTTAGTTGAAATCAAAGCATCTGGTATTTGCCATACCGATCAGTACACTTTATCAGGAGCGGATTCAGAGGGAATTTTCCCTGCTATTTTAGGTCATGAAGGAGCTGGAATCGTTGTTGAGGTAGGGATTGGCGTAACTTCAGTTAAAAAAGGTGACCATGTTATTCCCTTGTACACACCTGAATGTCGTCAGTGTAAATTTTGTCTTTCTCGTAAAACAAATCTATGCCAGGCTATTAGATCAACGCAGGGCAAAGGATTGATGCCAGATAAATCCAGTCGTTTTAGCATTAATGGAAAACCTATATTTCATTACATGGGCACTTCAACTTTTAGTAATTTCACTGTAGTACCAGAAATTGCGTTAGCTAAAATCCGAGATGATGCCCCATTTGATAAGGCCTGTTACATCGGCTGCGGGGTAACCACCGGAATTGGGGCTGTGCTATTTACAGCCAAGGTTGAACCAGGGGCTAATGTAGTAGTTTTTGGTCTCGGAGGGATTGGTTTAAATGTGATTCAAGGTGCAAAAATGGTCGGCGCTAATAAGATCATTGGCGTGGATATAAATCCATTAAGAGAAAAAATGGCACGTAAATTTGGGATGACCGACTTTATTAATCCAAAAACAGTTGAGAATACTGTTGATAGCATAGTGCAATTAACAGATGGGGGCGTTGATTATAGTTTTGAGTGCATTGGGAATATTAAAGTGATGCGTGAGGCTCTCGAGTGCACCCATAAAGGCTGGGGCCGTTGCATCATTATTGGAGTAGCTGAGGCAGGTGCGGAAATTAGCACAAGACCATTTCAGTTGGTAACAGGGCGAAAGTGGGAGGGCTCAGCTTTTGGGGGGGCAAGAGGGAGAACAGATGTTCCAAAAATTGTAGATTGGTATATGGAGGGCAAGCTTAATATTGATGACTTAATAACCCATACAATGCCTCTGGAAAAAATTAATGAAGGATTTGATTTAATGCTTGCTGGGCAATCTATTCGCTCAGTAATAATTTTCTAG
- a CDS encoding LysR family transcriptional regulator, which yields MNIKQLETFYWIERLGSFSAAADKVFATQSTVSMRIHELEESLGVKLFDRTQRTAKLTSKGKELVPYVRQLIELTSEMQEILMPKAALSGLIRVGVIEVVALTWLPEFIKHLRVKFPLIRLELSVGLANELNQKMANGELDLIFTIGRAPSSVYEMESLGNVTFDWVIGPQLNNKKLTLEIFKDQPLIILNKNSFHFTFMQKWMRENKIHSKSIIECNSMTAIAILVKAGVGISLIPMSCYPDEFADGSLVIIKLEKEPQPIEACAVYIGNSPNPIAKAVAAVGTEVSKIFNDKKKNVNKKFGTSKIALTL from the coding sequence ATGAATATTAAGCAGCTAGAAACTTTCTATTGGATTGAACGGCTTGGGAGCTTTAGCGCTGCAGCCGATAAGGTTTTTGCTACCCAATCTACTGTATCGATGCGTATTCATGAATTAGAAGAGTCCTTAGGGGTTAAACTTTTTGATCGAACTCAAAGAACTGCAAAACTAACTTCAAAAGGTAAGGAATTAGTACCTTATGTTAGGCAATTAATTGAATTAACCTCTGAAATGCAAGAAATATTGATGCCAAAGGCGGCCCTAAGTGGACTAATTCGCGTAGGCGTCATCGAAGTAGTTGCCTTAACTTGGCTGCCTGAATTTATTAAGCATTTACGGGTTAAATTCCCCTTGATTCGGTTGGAGCTATCAGTTGGATTGGCAAATGAGTTAAATCAAAAAATGGCAAATGGTGAACTAGATTTAATCTTCACCATAGGTCGTGCCCCAAGTTCAGTGTATGAGATGGAGAGTCTTGGTAACGTGACTTTTGATTGGGTAATAGGGCCTCAATTGAATAATAAAAAACTGACTTTAGAAATATTTAAAGATCAGCCCTTGATTATTTTGAATAAAAATTCATTTCATTTTACTTTTATGCAAAAGTGGATGCGTGAGAATAAAATACATTCAAAGTCAATTATTGAATGCAATTCAATGACCGCAATAGCAATTTTGGTTAAAGCTGGGGTTGGTATTTCATTAATTCCTATGTCATGCTATCCAGATGAATTCGCAGATGGATCCTTAGTGATAATTAAGTTAGAAAAGGAACCGCAACCTATTGAAGCATGTGCTGTATATATCGGAAATTCACCAAATCCAATAGCAAAAGCAGTTGCAGCAGTAGGAACTGAAGTAAGTAAAATTTTTAATGATAAAAAAAAGAATGTAAACAAAAAATTTGGTACTTCAAAAATTGCTTTAACCCTTTAA
- a CDS encoding iron-sulfur cluster-binding domain-containing protein, whose product MLIAGGIGITPLLAMASELKMRGADFHLHYCARNQNKTIQSNELMELINYGKATIYHDNGDPSNGIDLKKTIRNYEEGRHLYFCGPTGFMAAIKNEIKDWPLDHIHYEHFSAVSQEQNLGKNLNTEFLISLNRSKLKFKVEANESIIDSLRKNNFFIESSCEEGYCGTCLTRYLGGEPDHRDTVLNEKDKKDFILICCSRSNSPELVLDL is encoded by the coding sequence TTGTTAATTGCTGGCGGAATTGGCATTACCCCACTTCTTGCAATGGCCTCGGAATTAAAAATGAGAGGGGCAGATTTTCATCTACATTATTGCGCCAGAAATCAAAATAAAACTATTCAATCCAATGAATTAATGGAACTCATAAACTATGGAAAGGCAACTATCTATCATGACAATGGCGACCCATCAAATGGTATTGACCTAAAAAAAACTATAAGAAATTATGAGGAAGGTAGGCATTTATATTTTTGTGGGCCGACTGGATTTATGGCGGCTATTAAAAATGAAATAAAAGATTGGCCTCTAGACCATATTCATTACGAACATTTTTCTGCAGTATCTCAAGAACAAAATTTAGGAAAAAATTTAAACACAGAATTTCTTATAAGTCTTAATCGCAGTAAATTAAAATTTAAAGTTGAGGCAAATGAGTCAATTATTGATTCATTAAGAAAAAATAATTTTTTCATTGAGTCCTCGTGCGAAGAAGGTTATTGCGGAACATGTTTAACTCGCTATCTAGGTGGCGAACCAGACCATAGAGACACTGTATTAAATGAGAAGGATAAAAAAGACTTTATCTTAATTTGTTGCTCCCGATCTAATTCACCAGAATTAGTTCTAGATCTTTAG
- a CDS encoding aromatic ring-hydroxylating dioxygenase subunit alpha: METKIITIETQKYPKDCWYVAGMSDEFEKEELKNRVIAGSSIVVWRTKDGKVVAFDNRCCHKRFPLSEGRLLDNGFLECAYHGLCYDDSGKCVKIPSVPDKPIPERAKLRPVKVIEQDNLVWVWVGNPERAHLFMPPRTPEIADKEWATVHSEVIRVPANFLLIIENLLDITHFYPLHEGNIGDYANSLLPIDIEEGEEGGYQYVRTVRNAKNYKQPPFFIDWFHFDNVDRSHTHCMVTPALTRVELKIGPTGQFGSGLGGGGKDRGYILFHTHTPIDNVQSDWRWYVCCPADHKSLGDPTKRTVDRIAEMFPSVVDEDKWALERQQKMIDLPDEGYTELFLHSDTGLRRARQIISQMIREEKQSSIKAA; the protein is encoded by the coding sequence ATGGAAACAAAAATAATAACAATTGAAACACAAAAATATCCAAAAGATTGTTGGTATGTAGCTGGAATGTCCGATGAATTTGAAAAAGAGGAGCTTAAAAATCGTGTTATTGCAGGTAGCAGTATTGTAGTTTGGCGAACAAAGGACGGTAAGGTAGTTGCCTTTGATAATCGCTGCTGTCATAAACGTTTCCCACTCTCTGAAGGTAGGCTATTAGATAATGGCTTTCTTGAATGCGCATATCATGGACTTTGCTATGATGATTCTGGTAAGTGCGTAAAGATTCCATCGGTACCAGATAAGCCCATTCCTGAAAGAGCAAAACTTCGCCCCGTTAAAGTAATTGAACAAGATAATTTGGTTTGGGTTTGGGTGGGAAATCCTGAAAGAGCGCACTTATTTATGCCCCCTAGGACACCAGAAATTGCTGATAAAGAGTGGGCTACTGTCCATTCAGAAGTAATAAGGGTGCCTGCAAATTTCCTGCTAATCATTGAAAACTTATTAGACATCACACATTTCTACCCACTGCATGAAGGCAATATTGGTGATTATGCCAACAGCCTACTGCCGATTGATATTGAAGAAGGTGAGGAAGGTGGATACCAATATGTAAGAACCGTTAGAAATGCTAAAAACTACAAGCAACCTCCTTTCTTTATCGATTGGTTTCATTTTGATAATGTAGATAGAAGCCATACGCATTGTATGGTCACTCCAGCACTTACTCGAGTAGAGCTTAAAATTGGTCCAACTGGTCAGTTTGGTTCGGGGCTTGGAGGTGGCGGCAAGGACCGTGGTTATATTCTATTCCACACTCACACTCCAATTGACAACGTACAAAGTGATTGGCGGTGGTATGTTTGCTGCCCTGCCGACCATAAATCATTAGGAGATCCGACTAAGCGAACCGTTGACCGAATCGCCGAAATGTTTCCTAGTGTAGTGGATGAAGACAAATGGGCCTTAGAGCGTCAGCAGAAAATGATTGATCTCCCAGATGAAGGATATACAGAACTTTTCCTACACTCAGATACTGGATTGAGAAGGGCTCGGCAAATTATTTCCCAAATGATCAGGGAAGAAAAGCAATCATCAATTAAAGCGGCTTAA